In Aegilops tauschii subsp. strangulata cultivar AL8/78 chromosome 3, Aet v6.0, whole genome shotgun sequence, one genomic interval encodes:
- the LOC109777832 gene encoding uncharacterized protein has product MGGEVVENAAFLWRSPAPSRVRFFAWLLTLGRIHTRDNLLKKHIVELQSAGCPECGVSLETPDHLIFGCPFARAFWCSLRLSTSGASVRAMHLFDASMAVGSASPHAFVQLCCWHLWKRRNAVVFRRETPSLNATLKACRDDAILWRGRFRSADRGHVDAWLMALRG; this is encoded by the coding sequence ATGGGCGGTGAGGTGGTGGAGAACGCCGCCTTTCTCTGGAGATCGCCGGCGCCTTCTAGGGTTCGGTTCTTCGCCTGGCTGCTGACGCTCGGCCGTATCCATACTCGGGACAATCTACTGAAGAAACACATCGTCGAGCTCCAGAGTGCTGGGTGCCCGGAGTGCGGGGTGAGCCTGGAGACGCCTGATCACTTGATCTTCGGCTGCCCCTTCGCGCGTGCGTTCTGGTGCTCTCTGCGCCTTTCCACTTCGGGGGCCTCTGTGCGTGCCATGCACCTCTTCGACGCCTCCATGGCGGTCGGCTCAGCCTCGCCGCATGCGTTCGTGCAGCTGTGCTGCTGGCACCTCTGGAAGCGGCGGAACGCGGTTGTGTTCAGGCGGGAAACGCCGTCCCTGAACGCCACTTTGAAAGCCTGTCGCGACGACGCCATCCTCTGGCGCGGCAGGTTTCGCTCTGCGGATCGTGGACATGTTGATGCATGGCTAATGGCCCTGCGTGGGTAG